A single region of the Gemmatimonadota bacterium genome encodes:
- a CDS encoding FtsX-like permease family protein, which produces MRHRHRSACHAGYRLGQHQGRAPLSPPPQGILRRRTGRTGCRIVLRKRWSYEWFIALRYLRSKRQNRFVSLITYISVGGVLVGVAALVIVLSLFNGFESEVRERIIGERAHINVYSLLGDGSISEYDPLIDVILSVDEVVSAAPYVLEKAVCAPVPTTRNAAAGVIVHGLDITSGRLATNLEENIAFGTLDLTAAPDPANPAGRPLPGIVLGRGLADQLGIVVGERVALGNIQGFSLTSALTPYIRPYRVTGISETGFYEYDASSAYVSLDESQKLFKLGSDINGIAVRVVDRDQARRVSEEIEAALNRYVEETAQSPVASSPSVAYFTVDWMQRHKGLFRWMTLEKWGSFAILNLIILVAAFNIASTLIMVVLEKTRDIGILKSMGATAASITRVFIIQGSVVGVLGTLLGCVIGYVLCWTQRTFEFIALPPDIYLIDALPVRVDPLDFASVALGSMLICVMAAVYPARKAAGLVPVEAIRHE; this is translated from the coding sequence ATGCGGCATCGGCATCGATCGGCTTGCCATGCTGGTTACCGACTCGGCCAACATCAAGGACGTGCTCCTCTTTCCCCACCTCCGCAGGGAATCCTTCGAAGACGAACCGGGCGCACAGGATGCCGAATAGTGCTGCGTAAACGATGGTCATACGAATGGTTCATCGCTCTGAGATACCTGCGCTCCAAGCGGCAGAACCGGTTCGTTTCCCTCATCACCTACATATCCGTGGGCGGCGTCCTGGTGGGCGTTGCCGCCCTCGTCATCGTCCTCTCACTGTTCAACGGCTTTGAAAGCGAAGTACGGGAACGGATCATCGGGGAGCGCGCGCATATCAATGTGTATTCGCTGCTCGGCGATGGTTCGATTTCCGAATACGATCCGTTGATCGACGTCATCCTGTCGGTGGACGAGGTGGTCTCGGCCGCGCCATACGTGCTGGAGAAGGCCGTCTGCGCACCAGTGCCTACGACGCGAAATGCGGCGGCGGGCGTCATCGTGCACGGGCTGGACATCACATCGGGCCGCCTGGCCACGAACCTCGAGGAAAACATCGCCTTCGGCACCCTGGACCTGACGGCCGCGCCCGATCCGGCCAATCCGGCCGGGAGACCGCTGCCCGGGATCGTCCTGGGCCGGGGCCTGGCGGATCAGCTGGGGATCGTCGTCGGTGAGAGGGTGGCTCTGGGCAACATCCAGGGTTTCTCCCTGACCTCGGCGCTCACGCCTTACATCCGGCCGTACAGGGTCACGGGCATTTCGGAAACCGGGTTCTACGAGTACGACGCCTCCTCCGCCTATGTCTCCCTGGACGAGTCCCAGAAACTGTTCAAACTCGGAAGCGATATCAACGGCATCGCCGTGCGGGTTGTAGACCGGGACCAGGCGCGTCGTGTCTCCGAAGAAATCGAGGCCGCACTGAACCGCTACGTGGAGGAGACCGCCCAATCCCCTGTTGCGTCAAGCCCGTCCGTAGCGTATTTTACGGTAGACTGGATGCAGCGGCACAAGGGCCTGTTCCGGTGGATGACGCTTGAGAAATGGGGATCCTTCGCCATACTCAACCTGATCATCCTGGTGGCCGCTTTCAACATCGCCAGCACCCTGATCATGGTCGTGCTGGAGAAGACCCGGGACATCGGCATTCTGAAGTCCATGGGCGCCACCGCCGCCAGCATCACCAGGGTATTCATCATCCAGGGGTCCGTGGTCGGCGTCCTGGGTACCCTGCTCGGTTGCGTGATCGGCTACGTGCTTTGCTGGACGCAGCGGACTTTCGAGTTCATCGCGCTGCCGCCGGACATCTATCTGATCGACGCGTTGCCCGTGCGGGTCGACCCGCTGGATTTCGCCAGCGTCGCCCTGGGATCCATGCTGATTTGCGTGATGGCCGCCGTCTATCCGGCCCGGAAGGCCGCCGGCCTGGTGCCGGTCGAGGCGATCAGGCACGAATAG
- a CDS encoding ABC transporter ATP-binding protein encodes MANESPIADDRRTDEVLSARSLTRDFLSGNGRLEILKGIDIEIRRGQIVAIHGASGAGKSTLLHILGTLDRPTSGQVFIGETNAFDLPDDRLAEFRNRTVGFVFQAHHLLPEFSALENVMMPLLVGRCDWNTARDRAGSLLAEVGLAARLDHKPVALSGGEQQRVAVARALVGRPHIVLADEPSGNLDRGNGEALLDLMWDMSRRHGQAFVVVTHDEDLGRRADRAFRLEDGLLNAVAA; translated from the coding sequence ATGGCCAACGAATCGCCCATAGCTGATGACCGCCGGACCGATGAAGTGCTGAGCGCGAGAAGCCTGACCAGGGACTTCCTCTCAGGCAACGGCCGGCTCGAAATCCTGAAAGGCATCGACATCGAAATCCGCCGCGGGCAGATCGTGGCGATCCACGGCGCGTCGGGCGCGGGCAAAAGCACCCTGCTGCATATCCTGGGTACGCTGGACCGGCCCACTTCCGGCCAGGTCTTCATCGGCGAAACGAACGCCTTCGACCTGCCGGACGACCGGCTGGCCGAGTTCCGCAACCGGACCGTGGGCTTCGTCTTCCAGGCCCATCACCTGCTGCCCGAGTTCTCGGCGCTGGAGAACGTGATGATGCCGTTGCTGGTGGGGAGATGCGACTGGAACACGGCCCGCGACCGGGCCGGAAGCCTGCTCGCGGAGGTGGGACTGGCGGCGCGGCTCGACCACAAGCCGGTCGCGCTGTCCGGCGGAGAACAGCAGCGGGTCGCCGTGGCCCGGGCCCTGGTGGGCCGGCCCCACATTGTGCTGGCGGACGAGCCGTCCGGCAACCTGGACCGCGGGAACGGGGAAGCGTTGCTGGACCTGATGTGGGATATGTCCCGCAGGCACGGTCAGGCCTTCGTCGTGGTTACCCATGACGAAGACCTTGGCCGGCGCGCGGACCGCGCATTCAGGCTGGAAGACGGACTATTGAACGCTGTGGCGGCCTAG